CGGAACGATCGCCGTACGTTCCCGGCCGCGAGCGCCGTCCCGAACCGCGTGCAGAACACCAGATCCATGTCCCGCCACTTCGCCCCCGCTGTGCGGCGGATGGCGTTCTGACGCTCCCTATGGGCCTGTAGAGCGTCCACACAGCGCTTCGGCATGGCTAGGGTGCGGCGAGATCTCTGCGTCTTCGTGTCTCCGTGAGCCCGCACCGAACGCCAGACCATGATGGATGGTGGAACAGGCGGTTCGGCGTCGGGCCTGCCGTCCAGATCCACATGTGACCAGGTGAGCGCGCGAAGTTCCTCAGTCCGAGCGCCGATGAGCAGAGAGAGCACGACGTACGCGTGCAAGGGCTTCCCCGTCGCTGCGTTCAGCACGGCTTCGGCCTGGTCGAGTGTTAGGGACTTGGACGGCCGGCCAGGCTTTCCCCGTGGCACCTCGCAGAGCAGCACCACATTCCGCTTCACCTTGTCCCTAGCCTGAGCGCGGCTCACCGCACGCTTGAGGATCGAACGGATGTCCAGCAGGGTCCGCGTGCTGAGCGTCTCTGCCTTGCTCGCCAACCAGCGGTCCACGTCGTCCGCAGTGAGTTCCCGAAGCTTCCGCGCACCGAGCGCCGGGATCACGTGAGTGTTCGCCAGGATCGTGCGATTCTCGATGGTGGCGACGTCCCGGCCGGTCAACCCGAACTCCAACCAGTTCCGTACGGCGTCGGCAACCGTGTAGTTCCCCGTGGCCACGGTCAAGCCGTCGTCGTGGTCGCGCTGAATCTCCTTCAGCTTGTCCTTCGCTTCGGTCTTGGTCTTCCCGCTAGCTCTGCGGACGATCCGCTTCCCCTCCGGCGTATAGCCGACCGTCACGGACGCTATCCAGCGGTTCCGTCGTTCGTCCCAGTGCAATCCGCCGTCGCCGCGGCTTCGTCGTTTGGTCATCAGGCGGCTTCCTCTGCTTCCTTCTCCAAGAGGGCGATGTACTCGCGGATGGCACGGGCGGTGATCAGACGGGACCGGCCTTGCTTGACCG
The window above is part of the Sphaerisporangium rubeum genome. Proteins encoded here:
- a CDS encoding site-specific integrase, giving the protein MTKRRSRGDGGLHWDERRNRWIASVTVGYTPEGKRIVRRASGKTKTEAKDKLKEIQRDHDDGLTVATGNYTVADAVRNWLEFGLTGRDVATIENRTILANTHVIPALGARKLRELTADDVDRWLASKAETLSTRTLLDIRSILKRAVSRAQARDKVKRNVVLLCEVPRGKPGRPSKSLTLDQAEAVLNAATGKPLHAYVVLSLLIGARTEELRALTWSHVDLDGRPDAEPPVPPSIMVWRSVRAHGDTKTQRSRRTLAMPKRCVDALQAHRERQNAIRRTAGAKWRDMDLVFCTRFGTALAAGNVRRSFRAIVRDAGLTAQDWTPREMRHSFVSLLSDSGVPLENISRLVGHQGTAVTEKVYRKQIRPVLLEGAEAMDIIFPMEPGEA